Proteins found in one Arachis stenosperma cultivar V10309 chromosome 8, arast.V10309.gnm1.PFL2, whole genome shotgun sequence genomic segment:
- the LOC130944025 gene encoding 21.7 kDa class VI heat shock protein, giving the protein MASSKRQIEVQTEDQTAHKWCKSLGEEVFKRFFSQANPTVHKVFGDGSLFSPMLFGKFFDPSDAFPLWEFESDVLLSHLRSNNQTSVDWSETDDGYIVKAEIPGAGKSNNIQVHVDNGKVVEISGPWKQRESSSKSSSSSSSHDWRCGHWWDHGFVRRLEIPDDADFKNIEAHLYNDVFLEIQIPKTKRGTIADVA; this is encoded by the exons atggCTAGTTCCAAGAGGCAAATTGAGGTTCAAACAGAAGATCAAACAGCACATAAATGGTGCAAATCATTGGGAGAAGAGGTTTTCAAAAGATTCTTCAGCCAGGCTAATCCAACAGTGCATAAGGTTTTTGGTGATGGATCATTATTCAGTCCTATGTTGTTTGGAAAATTCTTTGATCCTTCTGATGCATTTCCTCTTTGGGAGTTTGAGTCAGATGTGTTGTTGTCTCATCTTAGGAGCAACAATCAAACCTCTGTTGATTGGTCTGAGACAGATGATGGATACATAGTAAAGGCTGAAATACCAG GAGCAGGGAAAAGTAACAACATTCAAGTGCATGTTGATAATGGAAAAGTTGTGGAGATTAGTGGACCATGGAAGCAAAGAGAATCATCATcaaagtcatcatcatcatcatcatcacatgACTGGAGGTGTGGCCATTGGTGGGATCATGGATTTGTAAGAAGGCTTGAGATTCCAGATGATGCTGATTTCAAGAACATTGAAGCTCACTTATACAATGACGTTTTCTTAGAGATACAAATCCCAAAGACCAAAAGGGGTACCATTGCTGATGTGGCCTAA
- the LOC130943393 gene encoding kinesin-like protein KIN-14N, with protein sequence MVGTPINGRARPAFAVVNGGNDQQHGPSSDPPSNAGSDYGVIEFTREDVEALLNEKSKRKDRFNYKERCENMADYIKRLKVCIRWFQDLEISYSLEQEKLKSSLELAQQKCMEIELLLKIKEEELNSIIVEMRRNCTSLQEKLIKEETERSVATESLVQEKEARINLERSQTALTEDLSRAQRELESSNQKISSLNEMYKRLQDYITSLQQYNGKLHSELSTAEEELKRVEKEKATVVESLTMLKGQLTLSMSSQEETTKQKDALTIEVTTLRGELQQVRDDRDRQLSQVQTLTTELAKFKDSSEKSGSELGNLTIKTSELEVKCTLQDSKIKALQEQLETAEKKLQVSDISAIETRIEFEGQQKLVNELQRRLADAEYKVIEGEKLRKSLHNTILELKGNIRVFCRVRPLLPDEGCSTEGKIISYPTSMEAAGRGIELTQSGQKHSFTFDKVFAPDASQEEVFIEISQLVQSALDGYKVCIFAYGQTGSGKTYTMMGRPGQPEEKGLIPRSLEQIFQTRQALQAQGWKYELQVSMLEIYNETIRDLLSTNKSSDAARVENGTPGSGKQYAIKHDANKNTHVSDLTVVDVQSVKEVAFLLNQAANSRSVGKTQMNEQSSRSHFVFTLRIYGVNESTDQQVQGILNLIDLAGSERLSKSGSTGDRLKETQAINKSLSSLSDVIFALAKKDDHIPFRNSKLTYLLQPCLGGDSKTLMFVNISPDQSSTGESLCSLRFASRVNACEIGTPRRHINGRTFDSRLTYC encoded by the exons ATGGTGGGGACTCCTATTAATGGAAGAGCAAGGCCAGCTTTTGCAGTTGTAAATGGTGGAAATGATCAACAACATGGCCCTAGTAGTGATCCACCTAGCAATGCTGGGTCAGATTATGGTGTTATAGAGTTCACTAGAGAGGATGTTGAAGCCTTGCTAAATGAAAAGTCCAAAAGGAAAGACAGATTCAATTATAAG GAAAGATGTGAAAATATGGCAGATTATATAAAGAGGCTTAAGGTTTGCATAAGATGGTTCCAAGACCTTGAGATAAGCTACTCATTAGAGCAAGAAAAATTGAAGAGCTCATTGGAATTAGCCCAGCAAAAATGCATGGAGATAG AGTTGCTGCTCAaaatcaaggaagaagaacTGAATTCAATTATTGTGGAAATGAGAAGGAATTGCACTTCTTTGCAAGAGAAGTTAATAAAGGAAGAAACAGAAAGATCA GTGGCAACGGAATCTCTTGTTCAAGAGAAAGAGGCTCGGATTAACCTTGAGAGGTCTCAGACTGCACTAACAGAAGACCTCAGCAGAGCTCAGCGAGAGCTCGAAAGCTCAAATCAGAAG ATATCATCACTCAATGAGATGTATAAGCGGTTACAAGATTACATAACAAGCTTACAGCAGTACAATGGAAAGCTTCACTCAGAGCTTTCTACAGCTGAAGAAGAACTTAAGCGTGTAGAGAAAGAGAAGGCTACTGTAGTGGAGAGCCTCACAATGTTAAAGGGCCAACTTACTTTGTCTATG tcTTCTCAAGAAGAGACTACAAAACAGAAGGATGCTTTGACTATTGAAGTTACAACTCTTCGAGGAGAATTGCAACAGGTAAGAGACGATCGTGACCGCCAGTTATCTCAAGTGCAAACTTTGACTACTGAATTAGCAAAATTCAAAGATTCTTCAGAGAAGTCAGGCTCTGAACTGGGGAACTTGACTATAAAAACAAGCGAACTGGAG GTGAAATGTACCTTGCAAGATAGCAAGATAAAGGCATTACAAGAGCAGCTAGAAACTGCAGAGAAGAAACTGCAG GTTTCTGATATATCTGCAATTGAGACAAGAATAGAATTTGAAGGCCAACAAAAACTTGTAAATGAGTTACAAAGACGCTTGGCCGATGCAGAATATAAAGTTATAGAAGGGGAGAAGCTGCGGAAATCGTTACACAATACTATTTTG GAACTTAAAGGGAATATCCGCGTCTTCTGTAGAGTTCGTCCTTTGTTACCGGATGAAGGTTGTAGCACAGAAGGAAAGATTATATCTTATCCCACATCCATGGAAGCTGCCGGTCGAGGCATTGAACTTACTCAAAGTG GCCAAAAGCATTCTTTTACATTCGATAAAGTTTTCGCACCTGATGCATCACAAGAGGAAGTTTTTATTGAAATTTCACAGCTGGTGCAAAGTGCTCTTGATGGTTATAAG GTTTGCATTTTTGCCTATGGTCAAACCGGGTCGGGAAAAACCTATACAATGATGGGCAGGCCTGGACAGCCTGAGGAAAAGGGCTTGATACCTCGCTCGCTAGAACAAATTTTCCAAACAAGACAGGCTCTGCAAGCCCAAGGCTGGAAATATGAACTTCAG GTATCAATGTTGGAAATATACAATGAAACGATTCGCGATCTGTTATCTACAAACAAGTCATCGGATGCAGCTCGAGTAGAAAATGGTACTCCTGGAAGTGGAAAGCaatatgcaatcaaacatgaTGCAAACAAAAACACACATGTCTCTGATCTTACAGTGGTGGATGTTCAAAGTGTAAAAGAGGTTGCTTTTCTTTTGAACCAAGCTGCAAATAGCAG ATCTGTGGGGAAAACACAGATGAATGAACAATCTTCAAGGAGTCATTTTGTGTTCACGCTTCGAATATACGGTGTTAATGAG AGCACTGACCAACAAGTACAAGGAATCCTGAATCTTATTGATCTTGCCGGGAGCGAGCGTCTTTCAAAGAGTGGATCGACCGGCGACCGGTTGAAAGAAACTCAA GCAATCAATAAGAGTCTATCATCATTAAGTGATGTTATATTTGCCTTGGCCAAGAAGGATGACCATATTCCATTCAGGAACTCAAAGCTTACATATCTACTTCAG CCATGTCTAGGTGGAGACTCAAAGACATTGATGTTTGTGAACATATCACCAGACCAGAGTTCAACGGGGGAGTCGCTATGTTCACTACGGTTTGCTTCAAGAGTCAACGCTTGTGAAATTGGTACACCTCGCCGACACATCAATGGAAGAACCTTTGACTCACGCTTGACCTATTGCTAA
- the LOC130944080 gene encoding uncharacterized protein LOC130944080, whose amino-acid sequence MDRTSYPCSCGRNPSMCYAFIAACESRLRVEEIIHKPENQRNLVELDVDDLVKSVKDFDDVFWALQYMGTVGVRSRPLSPTGDEIPGSEWTGRFKIKGIRRIPTTKIDEVKSYIKEHCGVLVTFPINQDFYSRSVAMPYERDRSTADLGFHNVCLVGFEDRKRTWMFQNSFGANWGDEGYGKIRYDRVVQYVVPIFMDEEILPSYDNVQLPNDPAPPPVASTSSSSCDAEQHQTRRRFGRRH is encoded by the exons ATGGATCGTACGAGCTATCCGTGCAGTTGCGGACGGAATC CAAGCATGTGCTACGCTTTCATAGCCGCCTGCGAGAGCCGCCTACGCGTCGAAGAGATCATCCATAAACCAGAAAACCAACGGAACTTGGTCGAACTCGACGTCGACGATCTGGTCAAATCGGTCAAAGATTTCGACGACGTATTCTGGGCCCTCCAGTACATGGGCACAGTGGGAGTCAGATCCCGACCTTTATCCCCAACCGGAGATGAAATACCCGGCTCCGAGTGGACCGGCCGGTTCAAAATCAAAGGCATCAGAAGAATCCCAACTACTAAAATCGACGAAGTGAAGAGCTACATCAAGGAGCATTGCGGCGTGTTAGTTACGTTTCCTATCAACCAAGATTTTTATTCACGTTCCGTTGCGATGCCTTATGAACGTGATAGAAGCACAGCAGATCTAGGGTTCCATAATGTGTGTTTGGTTGGGTTTGAGGATAGGAAAAGAACTTGGATGTTTCAGAATAGTTTTGGTGCTAATTGGGGAGATGAGGGTTATGGAAAGATTAGGTATGATCGTGTTGTGCAGTATGTAGTGCCAATATTCATGGATGAAGAGATTCTGCCTAGCTATGATAATGTTCAGCTTCCTAATGATCCTGCTCCGCCTCCTGTTGCTTCAACTtcatcaagctcttgtgatgcTGAACAGCACCAAACCCGAAGAAG ATTTGGACGTCGACACTAG